CGTTAATCAAGCTTGATTTGCCCACGGCCGATTGCCCCGCGAAACAATTAATGCCGCCCTTTAGAATTTGAATTAATTTATCAATATTATAACCTGTCTTTGCGGACACTTGGATAAACCGTATATTGGATTGTTTGTATTGGTTTTGTATCTTTTTAGCCAAATCGTCGTTATCCAAATCAACCTTATTAAAACATAATACAGGCTCTATTTGATTGATTTTGGCGGCAACTATTAATTTATCAACCAAAAGCAAATCAACATAAGGCACGCAAGAAATAACTATAATCATCTTATCTATATTGGCAATAGGCGGGCGAATAAGTTTATTTTTTCGCGGCAAAACATTTTCTATTACGCAATTTTCATCGTCAATCTCTACGATATCGCCCGCAAGCAACTGCTCTTTTTTTAATTTTTTGCGCGCAAAACACTCTATAAGCGTTCCGTCAACAAACACGGTAAACCTACCCGCTATGCATTTTGTTACCGTTCCTTGTTTTATCATAGCCTTATGTTCCGTTTATCTCTTTTAAGACAGT
This window of the Clostridiales bacterium genome carries:
- the rsgA gene encoding ribosome small subunit-dependent GTPase A, whose amino-acid sequence is MIKQGTVTKCIAGRFTVFVDGTLIECFARKKLKKEQLLAGDIVEIDDENCVIENVLPRKNKLIRPPIANIDKMIIVISCVPYVDLLLVDKLIVAAKINQIEPVLCFNKVDLDNDDLAKKIQNQYKQSNIRFIQVSAKTGYNIDKLIQILKGGINCFAGQSAVGKSSLINAILGCDYSVVGDLSQKISRGKNTTRHTEIISVDDYYVADTPGFNLLDLDNLEYNNLKDYYDEFNLYKNDCKFSSCAHINEPQCSVKQAVNEDKISKERYLRYIDIYNDLKKAQSYA